Proteins from a single region of Campylobacter sputorum:
- a CDS encoding thioredoxin domain-containing protein, translating into MKKIFMSIIACVVSLSAATNEEILSLYDSAKADGVKVEIESRKALPEDSGIDLVVVKFTKDDQSQKDIVFTKGNFIYPDILDIKKQMSYKNFYSFEMLKSSIANVYKQEKPENILKIGNDKNKDTMVVFTDPECPYCRMEVNALDETLKNYNVEMIFTSVHGDLAVEKAALILQKSKRKSDKEKIEITRKYYAQDAKVDGKVDGKIFDSIKASSKKYFDAGLTSVPTKILKSEMK; encoded by the coding sequence ATGAAAAAAATTTTTATGTCAATCATTGCTTGTGTGGTCTCACTTAGTGCTGCTACAAACGAAGAGATATTATCGCTTTATGATAGTGCAAAAGCTGATGGTGTTAAAGTTGAAATTGAAAGTAGAAAAGCTTTACCGGAGGATAGCGGCATTGATTTAGTTGTTGTTAAATTTACAAAAGATGATCAATCTCAAAAAGATATAGTTTTTACAAAAGGTAATTTTATATATCCTGATATTTTGGATATTAAAAAACAGATGTCTTATAAAAACTTTTATAGTTTTGAAATGCTAAAAAGCTCAATAGCTAATGTTTATAAACAAGAAAAACCCGAGAATATATTAAAAATAGGAAACGATAAAAATAAAGATACTATGGTTGTATTTACTGATCCTGAGTGCCCATATTGTAGAATGGAAGTAAATGCTCTTGACGAAACTCTAAAAAATTATAATGTAGAGATGATTTTTACTTCGGTTCATGGTGATTTGGCTGTAGAAAAAGCTGCTCTTATACTTCAAAAATCAAAACGAAAAAGCGATAAAGAAAAGATAGAAATTACTAGAAAATACTATGCACAGGATGCTAAAGTAGATGGAAAAGTAGACGGCAAGATTTTTGATAGTATAAAAGCTAGTTCTAAAAAATACTTTGATGCAGGTTTGACAAGCGTTCCAACTAAAATTTTAAAAAGCGAAATGAAATAA
- a CDS encoding DUF4197 family protein, protein MKKLIFVFILAQSFVFASWDMAISNAMISLKSYYTYDVANYKKSLLEVIKQSEEAILNPKNGDFIVNLPKKSSEILKNADKNGRLNDKFSEILNLVFKQNVPFISQTLQKAISSMSNEQAIKIMNGELLSKYLKNLTYLKLNTTFKNSIKNITKKPEYKHTLMLANKSKSGFENYLVDDFLNELFEFLQNNEKDFINVLLVLVQTKR, encoded by the coding sequence ATGAAAAAATTGATATTCGTTTTTATATTGGCTCAGAGTTTTGTTTTTGCTTCTTGGGATATGGCTATATCAAATGCAATGATTTCTCTAAAAAGTTACTATACTTATGATGTTGCAAATTATAAAAAATCTTTGTTAGAAGTTATAAAACAGAGCGAGGAAGCGATTTTAAATCCAAAAAATGGGGATTTTATAGTAAATTTACCAAAAAAATCTAGTGAAATTTTGAAAAATGCTGATAAAAATGGAAGACTAAATGATAAATTTAGCGAAATTTTAAATTTAGTTTTTAAACAAAATGTGCCTTTTATTTCACAAACATTGCAAAAAGCAATATCCTCTATGAGTAATGAACAGGCAATAAAAATTATGAATGGAGAACTTTTAAGCAAGTATTTAAAAAATTTAACCTATTTAAAATTAAACACTACTTTTAAAAATAGCATAAAAAACATTACAAAAAAACCTGAGTATAAGCACACTCTTATGCTAGCAAATAAATCAAAAAGTGGCTTTGAAAATTATCTTGTAGATGATTTTTTAAATGAACTTTTTGAGTTTTTACAAAATAATGAAAAAGATTTTATAAACGTCCTTTTGGTTTTAGTGCAAACAAAGCGGTAA
- a CDS encoding replication/maintenance protein RepL: MSSLDVYKAILGEKKFEIIEYIVANTDEFGLFMKTITNVCLELDISKPTVIEAFKLLESKDVLRKIKNGVYKLNIPR; this comes from the coding sequence TTGAGCTCACTTGATGTTTATAAAGCCATTTTAGGTGAAAAAAAATTTGAAATCATAGAATATATTGTAGCAAATACGGATGAATTTGGACTTTTTATGAAAACTATCACAAATGTTTGCCTAGAGCTTGACATAAGCAAACCAACTGTCATAGAAGCTTTTAAGCTTTTAGAAAGCAAAGATGTTTTAAGAAAGATAAAAAATGGAGTTTATAAACTCAATATCCCAAGATGA
- the ribD gene encoding bifunctional diaminohydroxyphosphoribosylaminopyrimidine deaminase/5-amino-6-(5-phosphoribosylamino)uracil reductase RibD, producing MNDEFYMDLAINEAWKYQILTYPNPAVGCVICDKFGKILSIQAHKEAGFAHAELNAVISALKCLNKDLNFPSDAKKAYEYAILNHNNLLEGAIAYVTLEPCAHYGKTPPCANLLKELKFKKVVIGSNDYTKEASGGEEILKKANINVIKGILKQRCDELLAPFLAWQNGNFSFFKLAASLNGVISGGVITSDSSRKMVHALRNKISLLAIGGNTVRIDRPLLDARLTDGKAPDVFIYSKQDNFDENIPLFNVKNRKVIIGKDINFIKNYNVCMIEGGENFLKNLPDFVEYILIFFSMNCIDEINFSLNLKLKPLYFGKIDEERYAWFKRI from the coding sequence ATGAATGATGAATTTTATATGGATTTAGCTATAAATGAAGCTTGGAAATATCAAATTTTAACATATCCAAATCCAGCTGTTGGTTGTGTTATATGTGATAAATTTGGCAAAATTTTAAGCATACAAGCTCATAAAGAAGCCGGATTTGCACATGCTGAGTTAAATGCTGTGATATCTGCCCTTAAGTGTTTAAATAAAGATTTAAATTTTCCATCTGATGCAAAAAAGGCTTATGAGTACGCCATTTTAAATCATAACAATTTGCTTGAAGGAGCCATTGCTTATGTAACACTTGAGCCTTGTGCTCATTACGGAAAAACCCCTCCTTGTGCAAATTTACTAAAAGAACTTAAATTTAAAAAAGTTGTAATTGGATCAAATGATTATACAAAAGAAGCAAGTGGCGGTGAAGAGATTTTAAAAAAAGCAAATATAAATGTTATAAAAGGGATATTAAAACAAAGATGTGACGAACTCTTAGCGCCATTTTTGGCTTGGCAAAATGGAAATTTTAGTTTTTTTAAGCTTGCAGCGTCTTTAAATGGCGTTATAAGTGGAGGAGTTATCACTTCAGATAGTTCAAGAAAAATGGTGCATGCTTTAAGAAATAAAATTTCTCTTTTAGCAATCGGCGGCAATACAGTTAGGATTGATAGACCTCTTCTTGATGCTAGACTTACTGATGGTAAAGCACCTGATGTTTTTATATACTCAAAACAAGATAATTTTGATGAAAATATCCCACTTTTTAATGTAAAAAATAGAAAAGTCATTATAGGAAAAGATATAAATTTCATAAAAAACTATAATGTTTGCATGATAGAAGGCGGAGAAAATTTTCTTAAAAATTTACCAGATTTTGTTGAATACATTTTGATATTTTTTTCGATGAATTGTATTGATGAAATAAATTTCTCTTTAAATTTGAAACTAAAACCGCTTTATTTTGGCAAAATAGATGAAGAGCGATATGCATGGTTTAAAAGGATTTAA
- a CDS encoding manganese efflux pump MntP family protein, with translation MEIFLIAFALAMDSVALSMASGSKCNFKFNVVLKMAFIYGFFQALMPFFGYILGLSFVNFIEKIDHFVAFLILSFLGIKMMKESFQTQDKNEQKDVCTKDFILGGIATSIDAMAVGITFSFEENNIFYLVLIIGIVCFILCIIAFYIGKKIGEILESKAVFLGGLILILIGTKILLTHLGILSL, from the coding sequence TTGGAAATTTTCTTAATAGCTTTTGCTCTTGCTATGGATAGCGTTGCTCTAAGTATGGCGAGCGGTTCAAAGTGTAACTTTAAATTTAATGTAGTTTTAAAAATGGCTTTTATATACGGCTTTTTTCAAGCTTTAATGCCGTTTTTTGGGTATATTTTAGGACTTAGTTTTGTTAATTTTATAGAAAAAATAGATCATTTTGTAGCATTTTTAATACTCTCTTTTCTTGGAATAAAAATGATGAAAGAGAGCTTTCAAACGCAAGATAAAAATGAACAAAAAGATGTTTGTACTAAAGATTTTATCTTAGGTGGCATAGCTACAAGCATCGATGCTATGGCAGTTGGAATTACTTTTAGTTTTGAAGAAAATAATATCTTTTACCTAGTGTTGATTATAGGTATAGTATGTTTTATTTTGTGTATAATAGCTTTTTATATAGGTAAAAAAATAGGTGAGATACTAGAATCAAAAGCCGTGTTTTTAGGTGGGCTTATACTTATTTTAATAGGCACAAAAATACTTCTAACTCATCTTGGGATATTGAGTTTATAA
- a CDS encoding GNAT family N-acetyltransferase — MTFRKVGEGTGKSYDIDEYDLYYKHIILWDKNENLIVGAYRIGESNNLKKLKKVIIAKVFLNLAMMQNFFLQIQ; from the coding sequence ATAACTTTTAGAAAAGTCGGAGAGGGGACAGGAAAAAGTTATGATATAGATGAATATGATTTGTATTATAAACACATAATATTATGGGACAAAAATGAAAATTTGATAGTTGGGGCTTATAGAATAGGAGAAAGTAATAACCTAAAAAAATTAAAAAAAGTTATTATTGCAAAAGTCTTTTTAAATTTAGCAATGATGCAAAATTTCTTTTTACAGATACAATAG
- the tsaD gene encoding tRNA (adenosine(37)-N6)-threonylcarbamoyltransferase complex transferase subunit TsaD, whose translation MNELILAIESSCDDSSLALMDIQTYELKYYSKISQEIEHAKYGGVVPELAARLHTKALPDMLEKITPFFSDIKAVAVTNEPGLSVSLASGVAMAKSIALSLSLPLIAINHLIGHIYSLFLDIKEEFPMGVLLVSGGHTMILYIDENLNIDILAKTGDDSFGESFDKVAKMMGFGYPGGVIIENLAKNGDDKSYNFTVPLLHDKRLQYSFSGLKNQVRLAVENLNNPTLKDYENIAASFQKTACTHICDKLEKIFNIYKFKKFGVVGGASANILLRSNIEKICSKYNSNLYLAPLKFCSDNAAMIARAAITKYKNNNFTDINNIQINPKSKNFCIN comes from the coding sequence ATGAATGAGCTTATACTTGCTATAGAAAGCAGTTGTGATGATAGTTCGCTTGCTTTGATGGATATACAAACTTATGAGTTAAAGTATTATTCTAAAATATCTCAAGAGATTGAACACGCAAAATATGGCGGTGTTGTGCCAGAGCTTGCAGCAAGGCTTCATACAAAAGCACTTCCTGATATGCTAGAAAAAATAACTCCATTTTTTAGCGATATAAAAGCCGTAGCTGTTACAAATGAACCTGGACTTAGCGTGAGTTTAGCAAGTGGCGTTGCTATGGCAAAGAGCATTGCTTTATCGCTAAGCTTACCATTAATTGCTATAAATCATCTCATAGGTCATATTTATTCGCTTTTCTTAGACATAAAAGAAGAATTTCCAATGGGCGTTCTTTTGGTAAGTGGCGGACATACGATGATTTTATACATTGATGAGAATTTAAATATAGATATTTTAGCAAAAACAGGCGATGATAGTTTTGGTGAAAGTTTTGATAAAGTTGCAAAAATGATGGGATTTGGCTATCCAGGTGGTGTTATCATAGAAAATTTAGCAAAAAATGGAGATGATAAAAGTTATAATTTTACAGTTCCTTTGCTTCATGATAAAAGGTTACAATACAGCTTTTCTGGACTTAAAAATCAAGTTAGATTAGCGGTTGAAAACCTAAATAATCCTACTTTAAAAGATTATGAAAATATAGCTGCATCGTTTCAAAAAACTGCATGTACACACATTTGCGATAAACTTGAAAAAATTTTTAATATTTATAAATTTAAGAAATTTGGTGTAGTTGGTGGAGCAAGTGCAAATATACTTTTACGCTCAAATATAGAAAAAATTTGCTCTAAATATAACTCAAATTTATATCTAGCTCCGCTTAAATTTTGCTCTGATAATGCCGCAATGATAGCAAGGGCAGCTATTACAAAATATAAAAATAATAACTTTACAGATATCAATAATATACAAATAAATCCAAAAAGCAAAAATTTCTGTATAAATTAA
- a CDS encoding 1-acyl-sn-glycerol-3-phosphate acyltransferase → MNNVLKYFDFSYDCKFKENIPKKGKVVFVANHPLGSLDALCLISLIYSIRQDIKILANELLYELKPLREVLFSVDNLGQKKFVKYRKKSYFRT, encoded by the coding sequence GTGAATAATGTATTAAAATATTTTGATTTTTCATATGATTGCAAATTCAAAGAAAACATACCAAAAAAAGGAAAGGTTGTATTTGTAGCAAACCATCCACTTGGTTCTCTTGATGCCTTGTGCTTGATATCTTTAATTTATAGCATTAGACAAGACATTAAAATACTTGCAAATGAACTACTTTATGAGTTAAAACCACTTAGAGAAGTATTATTTTCTGTTGATAATTTAGGGCAAAAAAAGTTCGTCAAATACCGCAAAAAAAGTTATTTCCGCACTTAA
- a CDS encoding exodeoxyribonuclease III gives MKLISWNTNGLRATIKNNGFEWLKEYNPDFLALQETKVKDSDIPKEIYNLGFNQIDTNAASRAGYSGVMSLSKFENICFKSNFNNDDEGRVLEHNFDDIVLFNIYFPNGQKDEERLKYKLDFYDKFLDYANNLVKNGKKVIFCGDVNTAHREIDLKNPKANAQTSGFLDIERKWIDKVLECGYIDTFRQINRDEIKYSWWSYRFNARKNNAGWRIDYFFISQNLKNVLKDAFILNDVFGSDHCPVGIEIDI, from the coding sequence TTGAAACTAATATCATGGAATACAAACGGACTTAGAGCAACTATAAAAAACAATGGTTTTGAATGGCTAAAAGAGTATAATCCTGACTTTTTAGCACTTCAAGAAACAAAAGTAAAAGATAGTGATATACCAAAAGAAATTTATAATCTTGGCTTTAACCAAATTGATACAAACGCAGCTAGTAGGGCTGGGTATTCTGGTGTTATGAGTTTATCTAAATTTGAAAATATCTGTTTTAAATCAAATTTCAACAATGATGATGAAGGAAGGGTTTTAGAGCATAACTTTGATGATATTGTGCTTTTTAACATATATTTTCCAAATGGGCAAAAAGATGAAGAGAGATTAAAATATAAACTTGATTTTTATGATAAATTTTTAGATTACGCAAACAATCTTGTAAAAAATGGTAAAAAAGTTATATTTTGCGGGGATGTAAATACAGCTCACAGAGAAATAGACTTAAAAAACCCCAAAGCAAATGCCCAAACAAGCGGCTTTTTAGACATTGAGCGAAAATGGATAGATAAAGTGTTGGAGTGTGGATACATAGATACTTTTAGGCAGATTAATAGAGATGAGATAAAATACTCTTGGTGGAGCTATAGATTTAATGCTAGAAAAAACAACGCTGGATGGCGTATTGATTACTTTTTTATATCACAAAATTTAAAAAACGTACTTAAGGATGCGTTTATACTAAATGATGTTTTTGGTAGCGATCACTGTCCTGTTGGTATAGAAATAGACATTTAA
- a CDS encoding MFS transporter — translation MLKNVIPLGFIVASRFFALFIILPVISLYALELRGSNEFFVGLLVGIYAIMQMIFQVPFGLISDKIGRKKTMVIGLVIFTIGSLICAMANDIYTMLLGRCLQGIAAIGAVATAMISDFTAEEQRSKAMAIMGGMIGISFTISMPLSPILGHKFGLSSLFYISVFIGILSIVLLYTTVEKEPKIQNQTKHKVDLKKILLDKDLTIMNFTNFMQKMLISIAFISIPIVLVKSLGYEEANLWKIFSTGAIFGFFAMGLAGFLGDAKGKSKQILIVGVLLFILSYTIFAMSQTKNLFIFGVMIFFIGFNIHEPIMQSCASKFAKANEKGAVLGVFNSSGFFGSFVGGVVGGTFLQNYSLHHLAICVLVISIIWLFLLYNLTNPSKFKNIYLDNLENINLSSVENLNGIIEIYKKNLNFVIKYNPSIITEKEIYGKIRA, via the coding sequence ATGCTTAAAAATGTCATTCCACTGGGTTTTATTGTAGCTTCAAGATTTTTTGCATTGTTTATAATTTTGCCAGTTATTAGTTTATACGCACTTGAGCTTCGTGGTTCAAATGAGTTTTTTGTTGGCCTTTTGGTTGGCATATATGCCATTATGCAGATGATTTTCCAAGTTCCTTTCGGTTTAATAAGCGATAAAATAGGTCGCAAAAAAACCATGGTAATAGGTTTAGTTATTTTTACTATAGGCTCACTTATATGCGCCATGGCAAATGATATCTACACTATGCTTCTAGGAAGGTGCTTACAAGGTATTGCTGCAATTGGAGCTGTTGCAACTGCAATGATTAGCGATTTTACCGCTGAAGAACAAAGAAGCAAAGCTATGGCTATAATGGGCGGCATGATAGGAATTAGTTTTACTATATCAATGCCATTAAGTCCAATTTTAGGGCATAAATTTGGACTTTCAAGTCTTTTTTATATAAGTGTTTTTATAGGTATTTTAAGCATAGTTTTATTATATACAACCGTAGAAAAAGAACCAAAAATACAAAATCAAACAAAACACAAAGTTGATTTAAAAAAGATATTGCTAGATAAAGATTTGACAATTATGAACTTTACAAATTTTATGCAAAAAATGCTTATTAGCATAGCTTTTATATCAATTCCTATAGTATTAGTAAAATCTCTTGGATACGAAGAAGCAAATTTGTGGAAAATTTTCTCAACTGGTGCAATTTTTGGATTTTTTGCTATGGGCTTAGCTGGTTTTTTAGGAGACGCAAAAGGCAAATCAAAACAAATCCTTATAGTAGGAGTTTTGCTTTTTATACTATCTTACACTATATTTGCGATGAGCCAAACAAAAAATTTATTTATTTTTGGTGTTATGATATTTTTTATAGGATTTAATATACACGAGCCAATAATGCAAAGTTGTGCTAGTAAATTTGCCAAAGCAAATGAAAAAGGTGCTGTTTTAGGCGTGTTTAATTCTAGTGGTTTTTTTGGAAGCTTTGTTGGTGGGGTTGTTGGTGGAACATTTTTACAAAACTACTCTTTACACCACCTTGCTATTTGTGTTCTTGTCATATCTATAATTTGGCTTTTTTTACTCTATAATCTCACAAATCCATCAAAATTTAAAAATATTTATTTAGATAATTTAGAAAATATAAATTTATCTAGCGTAGAAAATTTAAATGGGATTATAGAAATTTACAAAAAAAATTTAAATTTTGTCATAAAATACAACCCGTCAATCATAACCGAAAAAGAAATTTATGGAAAAATAAGAGCTTAA
- a CDS encoding YqaE/Pmp3 family membrane protein, whose amino-acid sequence MRLILAIFLPWLQFFTIGRPFAGIICLILQITLIGWLPAAIWSVYALSQYKSDKKIEQALKNRQ is encoded by the coding sequence ATGAGATTAATTTTAGCTATATTTTTGCCTTGGTTACAATTTTTTACTATTGGACGCCCATTTGCTGGGATAATATGCTTAATTTTACAAATAACATTAATAGGTTGGTTACCAGCTGCTATATGGTCTGTTTATGCATTAAGCCAATACAAATCAGATAAAAAAATAGAACAGGCACTAAAAAATCGTCAATAA
- a CDS encoding inorganic phosphate transporter — MGQGISKLDLIFGGLLIGFSVYFVYWGFDFIGNGSKAVFLLSAIFGMFMAFNIGGNDVANSFGTSVGAKTLSLKQALCVAAIFEVSGAVLAGSEVTETIKSGIVNLDAFLITPMDFVYIMMSALVSAGIWLFIATKKGMPVSTTHAIIGGIVGSSLSLGYIMDNPDISTISLVKWSEIGSIALSWITSPLLGGVVSYIVYSLIKKHILNYNDIAQAKLERLKSRKKELKKDFKLKFETLNEDEKIKVNQTMLSDFDIMSEISYDANDLESEYYKELHKISQEQKDLKTHNALEYGVPIIAAIGAFMISAMMLFKGLNNLHLGLSMLENFLTICMISAVVWMSIFILAKTLRSKDLSKSTFLLFSWLQVFTAAGFAFSHGSNDIANAVGPFAAIIDTLSSGNINSMVGVGMPIMVTFGIALIAGLWFIGREVIATVGTNLTKIHPASGFSAEISAASVVMMASVLGIPVSSTHILIGAVLGIGLVNKQANWKLVKPIFLAWIVTIPASCIMSGVFFVLFKSIF; from the coding sequence ATGGGTCAAGGAATTTCAAAACTTGATTTAATTTTTGGCGGATTACTCATAGGCTTTAGTGTATATTTCGTATATTGGGGATTTGATTTTATAGGAAATGGCTCTAAGGCAGTATTTTTACTTTCTGCTATTTTTGGTATGTTTATGGCATTTAATATCGGCGGAAATGATGTTGCAAATTCATTTGGAACTAGTGTTGGAGCAAAAACGCTTAGTTTAAAACAAGCTTTGTGTGTTGCTGCAATATTTGAAGTAAGTGGAGCTGTGTTAGCTGGATCTGAGGTTACTGAGACTATAAAAAGCGGTATTGTAAATTTAGACGCTTTTTTAATCACTCCTATGGATTTTGTATATATAATGATGAGTGCGCTTGTATCTGCTGGAATTTGGCTTTTTATAGCAACAAAAAAAGGAATGCCAGTTTCTACAACTCATGCGATAATAGGCGGTATAGTTGGATCAAGTTTGAGTCTTGGTTATATTATGGATAATCCAGATATTTCTACTATTTCTTTAGTAAAATGGTCTGAAATTGGCTCTATTGCACTATCTTGGATAACCTCTCCACTTCTTGGTGGCGTGGTATCGTATATAGTTTATTCGCTTATAAAAAAGCATATTTTAAACTACAACGATATAGCACAGGCAAAATTAGAAAGATTAAAATCTAGAAAAAAAGAGCTTAAAAAAGATTTTAAGCTTAAATTTGAAACACTTAATGAAGATGAAAAGATAAAAGTAAATCAAACTATGCTAAGTGATTTTGACATTATGAGTGAAATTTCTTATGATGCTAATGATTTAGAATCAGAATACTATAAAGAACTTCATAAAATTTCTCAAGAACAAAAAGATCTTAAAACTCATAATGCTCTTGAGTATGGAGTTCCTATCATAGCAGCTATTGGTGCTTTTATGATAAGTGCTATGATGTTATTTAAAGGACTTAATAATCTTCATCTTGGACTTAGTATGTTAGAAAATTTTCTTACTATATGTATGATAAGTGCTGTTGTTTGGATGTCTATTTTTATACTTGCTAAAACATTAAGAAGCAAGGATTTATCAAAATCTACATTTTTGCTTTTTAGCTGGTTACAAGTTTTTACAGCTGCTGGTTTTGCTTTTTCGCATGGTTCAAATGATATAGCAAACGCTGTTGGTCCTTTTGCTGCTATAATCGATACTTTAAGCAGTGGTAATATAAACTCAATGGTTGGTGTTGGGATGCCTATAATGGTTACATTTGGTATTGCACTTATAGCTGGACTTTGGTTTATAGGAAGGGAAGTTATAGCAACGGTTGGAACAAATTTAACGAAAATACATCCAGCATCTGGATTTAGTGCAGAAATAAGTGCTGCAAGTGTTGTTATGATGGCTTCTGTTCTTGGAATTCCGGTTTCATCTACGCATATTTTAATAGGCGCTGTTCTTGGTATAGGTCTTGTAAACAAACAAGCAAATTGGAAACTTGTTAAACCTATATTTTTAGCTTGGATTGTAACTATACCGGCTTCTTGTATAATGAGTGGCGTATTTTTTGTTTTGTTTAAAAGTATATTTTAG
- a CDS encoding M99 family metallo-carboxypeptidase C-terminal domain-containing protein, with protein sequence MQKNDVNFSSNLNSLNLKKENYSYKIYSKNKVLTTLNPEYFEYSDILNGIYINVDENINSFVNFGTKIKAKSIKIEHINGVRVNVIGYNSGKNDESGIFIRKKDLDKKFSIDKAGNIYRVEFYELNGIKDKFIGMILVEFE encoded by the coding sequence ATGCAAAAAAATGATGTTAATTTTAGTTCAAATTTAAATAGTTTAAATTTAAAAAAAGAAAATTATTCATATAAAATTTATAGCAAAAACAAAGTTTTAACAACGCTAAATCCAGAATATTTTGAGTATAGTGATATTTTAAATGGAATTTATATAAATGTGGATGAAAATATTAACTCATTTGTAAATTTTGGCACAAAAATAAAAGCTAAAAGCATAAAGATAGAACATATAAACGGTGTTAGAGTAAATGTAATAGGATATAATTCTGGTAAAAATGATGAGAGCGGTATTTTTATTAGAAAAAAAGATTTAGATAAGAAATTTTCTATAGATAAAGCAGGAAATATTTATAGAGTAGAGTTTTATGAACTTAATGGCATTAAAGATAAATTTATTGGTATGATTTTAGTTGAGTTTGAATGA
- a CDS encoding DMT family transporter: MSIKNKTLLADTSLLIVAISWGCTFLIVQEAINSVNVSSFLFWRFFLATILMYVISFKFGIKFDKKSVICGAFLGLFLFGGFVVQTYALKYTLSSTVAFITGTNVVIVPFFMLLIFKFKVSKFTIFGAILAFFGLYFLSGANKVGIAIGEILAFICAIFYALHITFTDKFIKKCNIYGMVTMQFLIVSILCLFAAIFFSQNSYGASKILGGLEISKNGNFIFAVLLTSIVATVFAFFVQSLAQKYTTASKTALIFTFEPVSAGIFGYIFGEILSKGQIFGAFLIIIAILISEIGNTVLKNKKT; this comes from the coding sequence ATGAGTATAAAAAATAAAACCTTACTCGCAGACACATCACTTTTAATTGTTGCAATTAGCTGGGGCTGTACATTTTTAATAGTTCAAGAAGCAATAAACTCAGTAAATGTTTCTAGCTTCTTGTTTTGGAGATTTTTCTTAGCCACTATTTTGATGTATGTTATCTCTTTTAAATTTGGTATAAAATTTGATAAAAAAAGCGTTATTTGTGGTGCATTTTTAGGATTATTTTTATTTGGTGGATTTGTTGTTCAAACTTACGCTCTTAAATATACGCTAAGTTCAACAGTAGCTTTTATAACAGGGACAAATGTTGTTATAGTTCCTTTTTTTATGCTATTAATTTTTAAATTCAAAGTTAGTAAATTTACTATATTTGGTGCAATATTAGCTTTTTTTGGTTTGTATTTTTTAAGTGGTGCAAATAAAGTAGGTATAGCAATAGGTGAAATACTTGCTTTTATTTGTGCTATTTTTTACGCACTTCATATAACTTTTACGGATAAATTTATCAAAAAATGTAATATTTATGGTATGGTTACAATGCAATTTTTGATAGTTTCGATTCTTTGCTTGTTTGCAGCTATATTTTTTTCTCAAAACTCTTATGGGGCTAGTAAAATTTTAGGTGGCTTAGAAATAAGTAAAAATGGTAATTTTATTTTTGCTGTGTTACTAACTTCTATTGTTGCTACTGTTTTTGCATTTTTCGTCCAAAGTTTAGCTCAAAAATACACAACAGCAAGCAAGACAGCACTTATTTTCACATTTGAGCCAGTTAGTGCTGGGATATTTGGTTATATTTTTGGAGAGATTTTAAGCAAAGGACAAATTTTTGGTGCATTTCTTATTATTATTGCTATTTTAATAAGTGAGATAGGAAATACTGTATTAAAAAACAAAAAAACATAA